The Astyanax mexicanus isolate ESR-SI-001 chromosome 24, AstMex3_surface, whole genome shotgun sequence genome has a segment encoding these proteins:
- the LOC103021734 gene encoding dnaJ homolog subfamily C member 11 — protein MAAALENELEIENEDYYSLLNVSREATQEELKSSYRRLCMLYHPDKHRDPELKRQAEELFNLVHQAYEVLSDPQSRAIYDIFGKKGLEVEGWEMVERKRTPAEIREEYERLQRDRDERRLQQRTNPKGTISVGIDATDLFDRYEEDFEEMPGGGFPHIEINRMHISQSIEAPLTTTDTAVLSGSLTTHNGNGGGNINLCLRRVTSTRGWGELEFGAGDIRGPLFGMKVFQNITARCFVTAQCGMQFSSRGVRPNASTMMARHLDQNTMGYLQWRWGTESAMTTSIVRDTKTSHFTMALQLGVPHSYLMMSYQYKFQDEDQTKVKGSVKTGFFGTVVEYGAERKISRHSVLSATVSIGVPQGVSLKIRLNRASQTYLFPIHLTDQVLPSAVFYATVGPLVIYFAVQKLIITPYVRAQKEQELEKHRVDSASDIAKKKHEAESAVVLMQESVRRIIEAEESKMGLIILNAWYGKFVTDNSQKQERAKVIDVTVPLQCLVKDSKLILTEASKAGLPGFYDPCVGEEKSLKLLYQFRGVMHQVLSGDTEALRIPKQSHRIDAET, from the exons ATGGCAGCTGCCTTGGAGAATGAATTAGAAATAGAGAACGAGGATTATTATTCCCTCCTGAACGTGAGCAGAGAG GCGACTCAAGAGGAGCTGAAGTCCTCGTACCGCCGGCTCTGCATGCTCTACCACCCAGACAAGCACAGAGACCCTGAGCTCAAGAGACAGGCAGAGGAGCTCTTCAACCTCGTCCACCAAGCTTATGAAG TCCTTAGTGACCCCCAGTCTCGAGCCATATATGACATTTTTGGGAAGAAAGGGCTGGAGGTGGAAGGATGGGAG atggTGGAGAGGAAGCGGACCCCTGCTGAGATCAGGGAGGAGTACGAGCGCCTGCAGAGGGACAGGGACGAAAGGAGGCTACAGCAGAGGACCAATCCCAAG GGCACCATAAGTGTGGGCATAGATGCCACAGATCTGTTTGACCGCTATGAAGAGGATTTTGAGGAAATGCCAGGAGGAGGATTCCCACACATTGAGATCAACAGGATGCACATATCCCAATCTATAGAG GCTCCCTTAACCACCACAGACACGGCCGTCCTCTCCGGCTCTCTGACCACACACAACGGCAATGGCGGAGGTAATATCAACCTGTGTTTGCGACGGGTCACCTCTACAAGGGGCTGGGGAGAG CTGGAGTTTGGAGCAGGAGATATTCGAGGGCCTCTTTTTGGAATGAAAGTCTTCCAAAATATAACAGCACGCTG TTTTGTTACTGCTCAGTGCGGTATGCAGTTTTCATCTCGTGGCGTGCGGCCCAATGCCAGCACCATGATGGCTCGGCACCTGGACCAGAACACCATGGGTTACCTGCAGTGGCGCTGGGGCACTGAATCAGCCATGACCACCAGCATCGTCCGAGACACCAAGACCAGCCATTTCACCATGGCTTTACAG CTCGGCGTTCCCCATTCTTACCTGATGATGAGCTATCAGTACAAATTTCAAGATGAAGACCAGACCAAGGTCAAGGGTTCTGTCAA AACCGGCTTCTTTGGAACAGTGGTGGAATACGGTGCAGAGAGGAAGATCAGCAGGCACAGTGTGTTGTCAGCAACTGTCAGCATTGGGGTACCCCAAGGAGTCTCCCTCAAAATCAG GCTGAACCGAGCCAGTCAGACCTACCTCTTTCCCATCCACCTAACAGACCAAGTCTTGCCCAGCGCTGTGTTTTACGCCACTGTGGGCCCTCTGGTCATCTATTTTGCAGTCCAGAAACTGATAATCACACCTTACGTACGCGCCCAGAAGGAACA GGAGCTGGAGAAGCACAGAGTGGACTCTGCTTCAGACATTGCCAAGAAGAAGCACGAGGCCGAATCAGCA GTGGTTCTAATGCAGGAGTCAGTGCGGAGGATAATTGAGGCAGAGGAGTCCAAAATGG GTCTCATCATCTTAAATGCCTGGTATGGCAAATTTGTGACCGACAACAGCCAAAAACAGGAGCGGGCAAAGGTCATAGACGTGACCGTGCCCCTGCAGTGCCTGGTGAAGGATTCCAAACTCATCCTCACTGAGGCTTCAAAG GCTGGTCTGCCTGGGTTCTATGACCCGTGTGTCGGAGAGGAGAAGAGCCTGAAGTTGCTGTACCAGTTCCGGGGCGTCATGCACCAAGTGCTGTCTGGGGACACCGAGGCCCTTAGGATACCCAAGCAAT CACACAGGATAGATGCAGAGACATAG